Below is a genomic region from Nitrospira sp..
ATTCGGCGTACAAGCCGTTGAGAGCGTGGGGAAGCCGTTTGACCCGGGATCCCATCAGGCCGTCTCTCAAGTGCCATCGGACCAGGTTCCCAGCGATCACGTTCTCGACGAATTTCAAAAAGGCTATCGTCTGCACGACAGAATTCTCCGCGCAGCGATGGTCAGTGTGTCATCTGGTCCGGCAGAGGCCGATAGTTAGCCTCCGGGAACGAACAAACCATCGGGTTTATTTAGACGCAGATATCGGGAAGGAAGGAGTTTACTCATGGGCAAAGTTATCGGCATCGACCTCGGCACCACCAACTCATGCGTCGCGATTATGAGCGGCGGCGACCCCGTCGTCATCGCCAATGCAGAAGGCGCACGTACCACCCCGTCCATCGTCGGCATCACCGAGAAGGCGGAGCGGCTCGTCGGCCAGATCGCCAAGCGCCAGGCTATCACCAACCCGGAAAATACGATTTTCTCCGTCAAGCGCCTCATGGGCCGCAAGTTCAAGAGCCGCGAAGTTCAGGAAGCGATGAAGCGGCTCCCCTACAAAGTCGTGGAAGCCGATAACGGCGACGCGCATGTCGTCATCCGCGGCAAATCCTACAGCCCGCCGGAAGTCTCCGCGATGATTTTGCAGAAGATGCGGCAGACGGCGGAAGACTATCTTGGAGAAAAGGTCACGGAAGCGGTCGTGACCGTCCCGGCCTATTTCGACGACAGCCAGCGCCAGGCGACGAAGGATGCGGGTCAGATCGCGGGGCTGAACGTCTTGCGTATCATCAACGAACCGACGGCCGCATCGCTGGCCTATGGTCTCGACAAAAAGAAAGACGAGCGGATCGCCGTCTACGATCTCGGCGGCGGAACCTTCGACGTCTCCGTCCTCGAAATCGGCGAAGGCGTCTTCGAAGTCAAGTCCACCAACGGCGATACCTATCTCGGCGGCGACGACTTCGATCAGCGCGTCATGGATTGGCTCGTCGACGAATTCAAGAAAGATCAGGGCATCGACCTCAAGAAAGACCGGATGGCCTTGCAGCGGCTGAAGGAAGCCGCCGAGCGCGCCAAGATCGAGCTGTCGTCTTCGCCGGAGACGGAAATCAATCTGCCGTTCATCACGGCCGATGCCAGCGGCCCCAAGCACATGGTCATCAAGTTGACCCGGGCGAAACTGGAGCAACTGGTCGACGACCTGATCCAGCGCACCATCGAACCCTGCCGCAAGGCTTTGTCCGATGCCGGCGTCTCCGCCAAGGATATTCAGGAAGTCGTGCTGGTCGGCGGAATGACCCGCATGCCGAAGGTCATTCAAGTCGTGAAGGAGTTCTTCGGAAAAGAGCCCCATCGCGGCGTCAACCCTGACGAAGTCGTCGCCATCGGCGCCGGCGTGCAGGGCGGCGTGCTCAAGGGTGAAGTGAAGGACGTGCTGTTGCTGGACGTCACCCCACTCTCCCTAGGCATTGAAACATTGGGCGGCGTCTTCACGAAGCTCATTGAACGCAACACCACCGTCCCGACCAAGAAGAGCCAGGTCTTCTCGACCGCGGCCGACAACCAGACCGCCGTCACCATTCGCGTCTTCCAAGGCGAACGGGAAATGGCGAACGATAACAAACTGCTCGGCCAGTTCGATCTGGTCGGTATTCCGCCCGCACCACGCGGAATGCCGCAAGTCGAGGTGACCTTCGATATCGATGCGAACGGCATCGTGCACGTCTCGGCGAAGGATCTGGCGACGCAGAAAGAGCAGTCGATCAAGATCACGGCTTCCAGCGGTCTCAGCAAGGAAGAAGTCGAAAAGCTCGTCAAGGACGCAGCCTCCCATACCGAAGACGACAAGAAGCGGCGCAAGCTGGCCGAAGCCAAGAACCAGGCCGATAACCTGATCTATCAGACCGAGAAAAATCTGACAGAGTACGGCGACAAGGTCGATGCGGAAGAAAAGACCAAGATTCAGGATGCCGTGGCGGCGTTGAAGACGGCTCTCGAAGGGACCGAACCGGACGCCATCGAATCAGCCACCCAGACCCTCATGACCGCCTCGCATAAGCTGGCGGAAGAGATGTATAAGAAAGCCGCAGCGACCGCCGCACCGGGATCGGGAGCCGATGCGTCAGCCTCGGCTGAGACCAAGACCGATGAAAAAGTCGTGGATGCGGAATTCGAAGAAGTAGACAAAGAGAAGAAGTAGTTTACAATAACGTCAGAAGTGACCGAGTTTCCTCACGGAGGGAACTCGGTCTTTCTCTGCTTTTCACCCGGTACGAACTCCTGTGTCAAAACGCGACTATTACGACATTCTCGGTGTTGAGAAGACCTCTTCCGACGAAGAGCTGAAGAAGGCCTATCGCAAGATGGCCCGTCAGCACCACCCCGACCTGCACCCGGGCGACGCCCAGAAGAAAGACGCCGAAGCCAAATTTAAAGAAATCAACGAAGCCTACGAAACGCTGAGCGACCAGGAAAAGCGCAAACGCTACGACATGTTCGGACATGCCGGCGGCCAGCAGGGACAGGGCTTCGACGGGTTCAACGCAGGCGGCGGATTCGGCGACGTCTTCAACGACATTTTCGAAGACTTCTTCGGCGGCCAACGCGGCGGCGGTCGCGCTGAGCGCGGGAACGACCTGCAATACAACCTCGAGCTCACCTTCGAGGAAGCCGTCTACGGGAAAGAAGCCAAGCTCAAGATTCCGCGTTGGGAAACCTGCGGCGATTGCAAAGGGACCGGCGCAAAATCGGCGGCCTCCATTAAGACCTGCCCCAGCTGCAAAGGGGCCGGCCAGCTCCGCTTCCAGCAGGGATTCTTCAGCGTCAGCCGCCCCTGCGGCCAGTGCGAGGGAGCCGGACAAATTATCACAGAGCCTTGCGGGACCTGCCAAGGCCGCCAGCGAGTCTATCGGGAACGCACGATCGCCGTTCACATTCCCGCCGGGATTGAAACCGGCATGCGTTTACGCCTCACCAATGAGGGCGAGCATGGCGCAAACAGCGGCCCCCCTGGCGATCTCTATGTCGCCGTCACCGTCAAGCCCCATCCGGTCTTCCAGCGCAAAGGCGTCGATATTCTCTGTGATGTACCGATCAACTTCATCACGGCCACGCTCGGTGGAAAGATCGAAGTCCCGACACTGAAGGGCAATACCGTCATCAAGATTCCAGCCGGCACACAATACGACAAAGTGATGCGCCTCAAAGGACTCGGGATCCCGAGCCTCAAGGGTGGGCAAACCGGGGACCAGCTCTACGCCATCAAAGTCCAAATTCCCACGAAGCTCACGGCTCGACAGAAAGAACTGCTGACCGAGTTTGCCAAAGAGAGCGGCATGGTCATGGAAGCCGACGGCGACGGCTTCTTCGATAAGATGAAGACCTTCTTCGAATAGCGCCGACGCACTCGGTTCGTTCGACCGACTGAGCCCTCCATGCCTGTGTTTTTCCTTCCCCCCGACGCCATCACGACGCCCACTATTACCGTGCCCCCGTCGCTCCAGACGCATTTGCGGGACAGCCTTCGGCTGGAGCTCGGCGAACAGATCTGGGTCTGCGACGGACAGGGCACTCGCTACCTGATGGAACTCACGCGCGTCACCAAGCAAGAGTTGACCGGACACATTCTCAGCACCAGCCAGGAACCGGTACGTACCGCTCCCCGCCTGCGCCTTGCCCAAGCGCTGCTCAAGGGTGAAAAGATGGATTGGGTGATTCAGAAAGCCACGGAGCTGGGTGTGAGTGAAATCATTCCGCTCCAGAGCCGGCACACCATCGTGCAACTCAGGCCGGAGCGCCTCGACGCGCAGCTCGCCCGCTGGCAACGCATCGCGCTGGAAGCCGCCCAACAATCTGAACAGTGGCACCTGCCTGTCATCGCCCAACCCCAGACTCTGGCTGCATGCCTGGCCAGCCACTCTGCTCCGGCACTCTCGCTCATCCTGACCGAACGGCGGGAAGGGAAAAGCTTAGACAGGATCGAGCTTCCTGAGGGCAACAACGAGTCTGTCTTGGTACTGATCGGACCTGAAGGCGGATGGTCGAAAGAAGAGGTGGCGCAGGCTGAACAGGCCGGCTCCACACTGATGACGCTCGGACCACACATTCTGCGGGCCGAGACCGCTGCCATTGTTACCGTAGGGATTCTACAGAGCCGCCTGGGAGCCCTGGGCTAGGAAACGTTTCTACTTACCAGCCTGCAGATGCACCACCGTCCCGTTCTCCCCGCTCGCCCAACCGTGGGAAGCATCGGAAAAGGTCAGACCAAACAACGAGACCGGCGCAATGGGCGTGCCGTCACTCCACGAATAGCCCGCGTCCGTTGTGCGATACATCATGCCCCGCTCGCCGACAATCCATCCATCTTGAGGACTGGTGAAGCGGACCTTCAACAGATCGATCACCTTGGTGCAGGTCTTCCCGCAAGGCAACGTGCGATCCACCCACTTGGCGCCGCCGTCGTTCGTTTGAAAAAGCGCGCCGGCATTGCCGACCGCCCACCCGGTCGATTCGTCAGTAAAGAAGACATCGAAGAGTGTCACCGCCCCCTGCGAGACCTGCGGCACCCAGGTACGGCCACCGTCGCGGGTCGCTAAGACGGTACCGAGCGCACCCACCGCCGTCCCTCGTTGGGCATCGAGAAACTGCACGGCGTACAGCGCCGCACTCGTCCCGCTCGCCTGTTCAACCCAGTGGGCGCCGCCGTCGGTCGTATGGAGAATCGTGCCCCCGCCGCCAACCACCCATCCGTGGGTCGCCGAAGGAAAATGAACCCCGTACAGCGGTTGCTGTGTTTCCAGCGGACGCCCAGTCCAGGTCTCTCCTCCGTTAACCGACTGCCTGAGCGTTCCAGCCGATCCCGTGACCCATCCGGTTTTCCCATCGATAAAGTAGAGACTCGTCAGCAACGCCGACGTCCCGCTTACCTGCTTCTTCCATTTCTTCCCGCCGTCAGTCGTGCTGAACAGCGCGCCGCCGGAACCGACCGCCCAGCCGAGCTTGGCATCCTTGAACTGCACAGCCATCAGCGTCATTGGCGTGTTGGTCTTCTGAAGAGTCGCAAGCACGGAAGGCTCCGCACTCAGGGCTAATCCCGGCATGAACAGAACAACCGACATGCAGACACAGAGGACGGTCCTCATCACACCTCGGTAACTTCCCACAACCATTCCCCTGTTCTCCATTTATTGGTTCGTGCTGGCATCGGGGCGGTTATTCTCCCAATAGCCTTTGTCGGGCAGTCCCTTCGCCTCGATCGTAAACGACCC
It encodes:
- the dnaK gene encoding molecular chaperone DnaK, with protein sequence MGKVIGIDLGTTNSCVAIMSGGDPVVIANAEGARTTPSIVGITEKAERLVGQIAKRQAITNPENTIFSVKRLMGRKFKSREVQEAMKRLPYKVVEADNGDAHVVIRGKSYSPPEVSAMILQKMRQTAEDYLGEKVTEAVVTVPAYFDDSQRQATKDAGQIAGLNVLRIINEPTAASLAYGLDKKKDERIAVYDLGGGTFDVSVLEIGEGVFEVKSTNGDTYLGGDDFDQRVMDWLVDEFKKDQGIDLKKDRMALQRLKEAAERAKIELSSSPETEINLPFITADASGPKHMVIKLTRAKLEQLVDDLIQRTIEPCRKALSDAGVSAKDIQEVVLVGGMTRMPKVIQVVKEFFGKEPHRGVNPDEVVAIGAGVQGGVLKGEVKDVLLLDVTPLSLGIETLGGVFTKLIERNTTVPTKKSQVFSTAADNQTAVTIRVFQGEREMANDNKLLGQFDLVGIPPAPRGMPQVEVTFDIDANGIVHVSAKDLATQKEQSIKITASSGLSKEEVEKLVKDAASHTEDDKKRRKLAEAKNQADNLIYQTEKNLTEYGDKVDAEEKTKIQDAVAALKTALEGTEPDAIESATQTLMTASHKLAEEMYKKAAATAAPGSGADASASAETKTDEKVVDAEFEEVDKEKK
- the dnaJ gene encoding molecular chaperone DnaJ; the encoded protein is MSKRDYYDILGVEKTSSDEELKKAYRKMARQHHPDLHPGDAQKKDAEAKFKEINEAYETLSDQEKRKRYDMFGHAGGQQGQGFDGFNAGGGFGDVFNDIFEDFFGGQRGGGRAERGNDLQYNLELTFEEAVYGKEAKLKIPRWETCGDCKGTGAKSAASIKTCPSCKGAGQLRFQQGFFSVSRPCGQCEGAGQIITEPCGTCQGRQRVYRERTIAVHIPAGIETGMRLRLTNEGEHGANSGPPGDLYVAVTVKPHPVFQRKGVDILCDVPINFITATLGGKIEVPTLKGNTVIKIPAGTQYDKVMRLKGLGIPSLKGGQTGDQLYAIKVQIPTKLTARQKELLTEFAKESGMVMEADGDGFFDKMKTFFE
- a CDS encoding 16S rRNA (uracil(1498)-N(3))-methyltransferase, which codes for MPVFFLPPDAITTPTITVPPSLQTHLRDSLRLELGEQIWVCDGQGTRYLMELTRVTKQELTGHILSTSQEPVRTAPRLRLAQALLKGEKMDWVIQKATELGVSEIIPLQSRHTIVQLRPERLDAQLARWQRIALEAAQQSEQWHLPVIAQPQTLAACLASHSAPALSLILTERREGKSLDRIELPEGNNESVLVLIGPEGGWSKEEVAQAEQAGSTLMTLGPHILRAETAAIVTVGILQSRLGALG
- a CDS encoding YCF48-related protein translates to MSVVLFMPGLALSAEPSVLATLQKTNTPMTLMAVQFKDAKLGWAVGSGGALFSTTDGGKKWKKQVSGTSALLTSLYFIDGKTGWVTGSAGTLRQSVNGGETWTGRPLETQQPLYGVHFPSATHGWVVGGGGTILHTTDGGAHWVEQASGTSAALYAVQFLDAQRGTAVGALGTVLATRDGGRTWVPQVSQGAVTLFDVFFTDESTGWAVGNAGALFQTNDGGAKWVDRTLPCGKTCTKVIDLLKVRFTSPQDGWIVGERGMMYRTTDAGYSWSDGTPIAPVSLFGLTFSDASHGWASGENGTVVHLQAGK